One region of Cyanobium sp. M30B3 genomic DNA includes:
- a CDS encoding HlyD family efflux transporter periplasmic adaptor subunit, translating into MTHPTTANTPPAGKLSTAVLPPSLMVTTADDFLPQPGPWASRLGRWLLALMLLGGGALSVWPMRETVRADGAVRPSGENSVVQSEQGGTLQRVLVQPNQSVRAGSLLAEFDNRSLQLERQQLMQEQETLRRQLSMARGEQQSLAAQAQALRDVNRSLTQASRQGVAQARTTLDYERGELERYRSLAAEGAVPRSVVEERQARRIVTESEVLKALQGVAEQEARGVSELARLRQAEFQARSAADELHKQVLQRQTRLGQLERAIAQTRVLAPIDGSVVNTALRHAGQVLQAGEPLAVIAPQTAPLDVRLQVPPESISQVKPGQAATVRISACPTAEFGVLPARVESVAADVQPRQEDKPSSYAVVLRPERRELQGRSTACALRPGMAVVADVVTRRSTVLMFLLNKLRLGG; encoded by the coding sequence ATGACACACCCGACAACAGCCAACACCCCTCCCGCCGGCAAGCTGAGCACAGCGGTGCTGCCGCCGTCCCTGATGGTGACAACGGCCGACGACTTCCTGCCCCAACCTGGGCCCTGGGCCTCCAGGCTGGGCCGCTGGTTGCTGGCCCTGATGCTGCTCGGAGGGGGCGCGCTCAGCGTCTGGCCGATGCGCGAAACCGTGCGGGCCGATGGGGCCGTGCGGCCCAGCGGCGAAAACTCCGTGGTGCAGAGCGAGCAGGGGGGCACCCTGCAACGGGTGCTCGTGCAACCCAACCAGAGCGTGCGCGCCGGCAGTCTGCTGGCGGAGTTCGACAACCGCTCCCTGCAGCTGGAGCGGCAGCAGCTGATGCAGGAGCAGGAAACCCTGCGCCGCCAGCTGTCCATGGCACGCGGTGAACAGCAATCCCTGGCCGCCCAGGCCCAGGCCCTGCGGGACGTGAACCGGTCACTCACCCAGGCCTCGCGCCAGGGCGTTGCCCAGGCCCGCACCACCCTGGACTACGAGCGCGGTGAGCTGGAGCGCTACCGCTCCCTGGCCGCCGAAGGGGCAGTGCCCCGCAGCGTGGTGGAGGAGCGCCAGGCCCGGCGGATCGTGACGGAATCGGAAGTGCTCAAGGCCCTGCAGGGGGTGGCCGAGCAGGAAGCCCGCGGCGTGAGTGAACTGGCGCGGCTGCGCCAGGCCGAATTTCAGGCGCGCTCGGCCGCCGATGAACTGCACAAGCAGGTGCTGCAGCGCCAGACGCGCCTCGGCCAGCTGGAGCGGGCAATCGCCCAGACCAGGGTTCTGGCGCCGATCGATGGCTCGGTGGTGAACACGGCCCTGCGCCATGCCGGCCAGGTGCTGCAGGCCGGTGAACCCCTGGCCGTGATCGCCCCGCAGACGGCCCCGCTGGACGTGCGCCTGCAGGTGCCGCCGGAATCGATCAGCCAGGTGAAACCGGGCCAGGCCGCCACGGTGCGGATCTCGGCCTGCCCCACCGCTGAGTTCGGCGTGCTGCCGGCCCGGGTGGAGAGTGTGGCCGCCGACGTGCAACCCCGCCAGGAGGACAAGCCGAGCAGCTACGCCGTGGTGCTGAGGCCCGAGCGGCGGGAACTGCAGGGGCGCAGCACGGCCTGCGCCCTGCGCCCGGGCATGGCGGTGGTGGCCGATGTGGTGACCCGGCGCAGCACGGTGCTGATGTTTCTGCTGAACAAACTGAGACTGGGCGGCTAA
- a CDS encoding Hsp20/alpha crystallin family protein codes for MNLTRWEPLNEIESLMDRLLNWQQIRPQTSLSMIAQSPKLDIIEGEEGYVFKVDVPGMEKQDLTVSVEGNMLTIAGERKLEREDSKPKFYRVERSYGRFSRCFSLPDDADAGSVHAHCDKGVLTVEVARKDGVAAAQPTAIPVE; via the coding sequence ATGAATCTCACACGCTGGGAGCCCCTCAATGAGATTGAATCGCTCATGGATCGGCTGCTGAACTGGCAGCAGATTCGTCCCCAGACATCGCTGTCGATGATAGCCCAGAGCCCCAAGCTCGACATCATTGAGGGAGAGGAGGGTTACGTCTTCAAGGTGGATGTGCCCGGCATGGAAAAACAGGACCTGACGGTCTCCGTTGAGGGCAACATGCTCACGATCGCCGGCGAGCGCAAGCTCGAGCGCGAAGACAGCAAGCCCAAGTTCTACCGGGTGGAGCGCAGCTACGGACGCTTCAGCCGTTGTTTCTCCCTCCCCGACGACGCCGACGCCGGCTCCGTTCATGCCCACTGCGACAAAGGGGTCCTGACGGTGGAGGTCGCCCGCAAGGACGGCGTGGCTGCTGCCCAGCCCACGGCCATCCCCGTGGAGTGA
- a CDS encoding sigma-70 family RNA polymerase sigma factor: protein MSDALGDYLNSISRVPLLTSEEELHLGRLVREWQDHEDAPAAVARRGKRALDRIVSANLRLVVSVVTRYRRRFAHLAIEPIDLVQAGNIGLIRAVEKFDPKRGYRFSTFAYWWIRQAVSRHIQEVHPTVRVPVALVNLMSKIEGLCESNGKPLAVDDLSRRLEESPRRIELALSIRQLNCLVSLDQSLGSADAGDLTLLDTVTDGHRPEADEDYAWLHGHLHQLSDLELNVLQQRYREGRGQSLMQLASQIGKTRYQVQVIEQRALKKLRAALTPALHPSPGFR from the coding sequence ATGTCCGACGCATTGGGTGACTATCTCAACTCCATCAGCCGGGTGCCCCTGCTCACCAGCGAAGAAGAACTCCATCTCGGTCGGCTCGTTCGGGAATGGCAAGATCACGAGGATGCACCGGCCGCTGTCGCCCGCAGAGGCAAGCGCGCACTGGATCGAATCGTGTCCGCCAATCTTCGATTGGTGGTGAGTGTGGTAACCCGCTACCGGCGACGTTTCGCGCACCTGGCCATCGAACCGATCGACCTGGTCCAGGCCGGCAATATCGGCCTGATTCGGGCAGTGGAGAAATTCGACCCCAAGCGGGGCTATCGCTTTTCCACCTTTGCTTACTGGTGGATCCGCCAGGCGGTGAGCCGGCACATCCAGGAAGTTCACCCCACCGTGCGCGTGCCGGTGGCGCTGGTGAACCTGATGAGCAAGATCGAGGGCCTCTGCGAAAGCAACGGCAAACCCCTGGCCGTGGACGATCTGTCCCGTCGCCTGGAGGAATCGCCGCGCCGGATTGAACTGGCCCTGTCGATCCGGCAACTGAACTGCCTGGTGTCCCTCGATCAGAGCCTGGGTTCAGCGGATGCCGGGGATCTCACGCTCCTGGATACGGTGACGGATGGTCACAGGCCCGAGGCCGACGAGGACTACGCCTGGCTGCATGGACACCTCCACCAGCTTTCAGACCTCGAGCTCAATGTTCTGCAGCAGCGCTACCGGGAAGGGAGGGGGCAATCCCTGATGCAACTGGCCAGCCAGATCGGCAAGACCCGCTACCAGGTGCAGGTGATTGAGCAGCGCGCACTCAAGAAGCTGCGCGCTGCTCTCACCCCCGCTCTCCATCCCTCACCGGGTTTCAGGTGA
- a CDS encoding DUF4912 domain-containing protein: MSVDQSVAEQTLLSLASRTMVQLRELARQRRLGGSYSAMSRSQLLDALQQLLGSEAQPAPAPAGAPGLQPEHAKADAPVTAAMPAPAPESPSWVSVLPRDPQWASVLWHLGGADSQRARAAGAQQLCLRLADVTGLSDGASHPHTLQEVVVDDGATAWYLPVPLSDRDYRVELGYRLAGSGWLSLAFSAVARVPADTPASGFNAGFAPFSIDPVPAHQAEMPVPVRSGGVDHERFYQQAMAASPRRLRVGSEAFHDHTQGLEDNGGQPTQASGAGVWASGRSASGSGLARARSFWLVADAELIVYGATEPSATLTIGDRQVPLQADGTFHLHVPFADGDQAYPVRAVAADGEQERSIRLEVQRQTPEARVNSREQAQLEWF; encoded by the coding sequence ATGTCAGTCGATCAGAGCGTCGCCGAGCAGACCCTGCTCTCCCTGGCATCCAGGACGATGGTCCAGTTGCGTGAACTGGCTCGCCAGCGTCGACTGGGCGGCTCCTACAGCGCCATGAGCCGCTCCCAGTTGCTCGATGCCCTGCAGCAGTTGCTGGGCTCAGAGGCTCAACCGGCACCGGCACCGGCTGGGGCTCCCGGTTTGCAACCAGAGCACGCGAAGGCCGATGCTCCAGTCACGGCTGCCATGCCGGCCCCCGCGCCCGAGTCACCCAGCTGGGTGAGCGTTCTGCCGCGGGATCCCCAGTGGGCTTCGGTGCTCTGGCACCTGGGCGGCGCCGACAGCCAGCGTGCCAGGGCCGCCGGAGCCCAGCAGCTCTGCCTGCGGCTGGCGGACGTCACCGGCCTGAGCGACGGCGCCAGCCACCCCCACACCCTGCAGGAGGTGGTGGTGGATGACGGCGCCACTGCGTGGTACCTGCCGGTGCCGCTCAGCGATCGCGACTACCGGGTGGAACTGGGGTACCGCCTGGCAGGCTCGGGCTGGCTGTCGCTGGCGTTCTCGGCCGTGGCCCGGGTGCCGGCCGACACGCCCGCATCGGGCTTCAACGCTGGCTTTGCACCCTTTTCAATCGACCCCGTGCCAGCCCATCAGGCCGAAATGCCGGTGCCGGTGCGCAGCGGCGGCGTGGATCACGAGCGCTTCTACCAGCAGGCGATGGCCGCCAGCCCCCGGCGCCTGCGGGTGGGTTCGGAAGCCTTTCACGACCACACCCAGGGCCTGGAGGACAACGGCGGCCAGCCGACCCAGGCCTCAGGAGCCGGCGTCTGGGCCAGTGGCCGCAGCGCGTCAGGCTCCGGCCTGGCCCGGGCCCGCTCGTTCTGGCTGGTGGCTGACGCCGAACTGATCGTCTACGGCGCCACCGAACCCAGCGCCACCCTCACCATCGGCGATCGCCAGGTGCCGCTGCAGGCCGACGGCACCTTCCACCTGCATGTGCCTTTCGCCGATGGCGATCAGGCCTACCCGGTCCGGGCCGTGGCCGCCGATGGCGAGCAGGAGCGCTCCATCCGCCTGGAGGTCCAGCGCCAGACCCCGGAGGCCCGCGTGAACAGCCGCGAGCAGGCGCAGCTGGAGTGGTTCTGA
- a CDS encoding NAD(P)/FAD-dependent oxidoreductase produces the protein MRSWPHVVVVGGGFAGLKLCHGLARQPVRVTLIDKRNFNLFQPLLYQVASGLVSEADVASPLRQMVGSAPNIQILLGEVTDILPEERQLVFNGQHFSYDQLVLASGSGSSYFGREEWRPLAPPMKILEHADEIRRRLLMALEEAEQTCDPVQRAFLQTVVVVGAGPAGCELAGSLIELMHRAVQRDFKQLRRQDCRVVLVDLVDRVLPTMAEPLAAAAAAHLEGAGVELQLGLRVEGIAPGRVSLSGSTGTQQLEAATICWTAGVRASRLGRLLSERTGCSVDRGGRLVVEPDFSIPGHPEIRAVGDLCCYSHTADGTPLPGMAGPAVQAGGWVARDIVARQRSDTLEPFRWLDLGSMAVIGPWYAVADLRGLHLTGLAGWLVWALAHLAFIPDTENRIALFSKWMWQIATRQRTALLITGRPDQHLGVDVGLFRAERPAAPAVGEAA, from the coding sequence ATGCGCAGCTGGCCCCATGTGGTGGTGGTGGGCGGTGGCTTCGCCGGCCTGAAGCTCTGCCATGGCCTGGCCCGCCAGCCGGTGCGGGTGACGCTGATCGACAAGCGCAACTTCAACCTGTTTCAGCCGCTGCTGTACCAGGTGGCGTCCGGCCTGGTGTCGGAGGCGGACGTGGCCTCGCCACTGCGGCAGATGGTGGGCAGCGCGCCCAACATCCAGATCCTGCTGGGGGAGGTCACCGACATCCTCCCGGAGGAGCGCCAGCTGGTGTTCAACGGCCAGCACTTCAGCTACGACCAGCTGGTGCTGGCCAGCGGATCCGGCAGCAGCTACTTCGGCCGGGAGGAGTGGCGGCCCCTGGCTCCGCCGATGAAGATCCTTGAGCACGCCGACGAGATCCGCCGGCGGTTGCTGATGGCCCTGGAGGAGGCCGAGCAGACCTGCGATCCCGTGCAGCGGGCCTTCCTGCAGACCGTGGTGGTGGTGGGGGCCGGTCCGGCCGGGTGTGAGCTGGCCGGCTCGCTGATCGAACTGATGCACCGCGCCGTGCAGCGCGACTTCAAACAGCTGCGCCGGCAGGACTGCCGCGTGGTGTTGGTGGACCTGGTGGACCGGGTGCTGCCCACGATGGCGGAACCCCTGGCCGCCGCCGCCGCCGCCCACCTGGAAGGCGCTGGCGTGGAGCTCCAGCTCGGCCTCAGGGTGGAAGGGATCGCCCCGGGGCGCGTGAGCCTCAGCGGCTCCACAGGCACGCAGCAACTGGAGGCGGCCACCATCTGCTGGACCGCCGGGGTGCGCGCCTCCCGCCTGGGCCGCCTGCTCAGCGAGCGCACCGGCTGCAGCGTGGACCGGGGCGGCCGCCTGGTGGTGGAACCGGACTTCTCCATCCCAGGCCATCCGGAGATCCGCGCGGTGGGCGACCTCTGCTGCTACAGCCACACCGCCGACGGCACCCCACTGCCTGGCATGGCAGGCCCGGCGGTGCAGGCCGGCGGTTGGGTGGCCCGCGACATCGTGGCCCGCCAGCGGAGCGACACGCTGGAGCCCTTCCGCTGGCTGGATCTGGGCAGCATGGCGGTGATCGGACCCTGGTACGCCGTGGCCGACCTGCGCGGGCTGCACCTCACGGGGCTGGCCGGCTGGCTGGTGTGGGCCCTGGCCCACCTGGCCTTCATTCCCGACACCGAAAACCGGATCGCCCTGTTCAGCAAGTGGATGTGGCAGATCGCCACCCGCCAGCGCACCGCCCTGCTGATCACCGGCCGACCCGACCAGCACCTGGGGGTGGATGTGGGCCTGTTCCGGGCCGAGCGACCTGCAGCCCCAGCGGTCGGCGAGGCCGCCTGA
- a CDS encoding AbrB family transcriptional regulator, giving the protein MLTGPDLLARVKELGDASKSELVKACGYVSSKKDGTERLNFTAFYEALLEAKGMDLGGAGRGRGQAGRKLSYFTKVQFNGNLMVGSAYTAQLGLQPGDQFEIKLGRRQITLDPIGHPGDA; this is encoded by the coding sequence ATGCTCACCGGCCCCGACCTGCTTGCCAGGGTCAAGGAACTCGGCGATGCCTCCAAGTCAGAACTGGTCAAGGCCTGCGGCTATGTGAGCAGTAAGAAGGACGGCACCGAGCGTCTCAATTTCACCGCCTTCTATGAGGCGCTCCTCGAGGCCAAGGGCATGGATCTCGGTGGCGCCGGCCGGGGGCGGGGCCAGGCCGGTCGCAAACTCAGCTACTTCACCAAGGTGCAGTTCAACGGCAACCTGATGGTGGGCAGCGCCTACACCGCCCAGCTCGGTCTCCAGCCCGGCGACCAGTTCGAGATCAAACTGGGCCGCAGGCAGATCACCCTCGACCCGATCGGTCACCCCGGCGACGCCTGA
- a CDS encoding zinc ABC transporter substrate-binding protein: MPSQPWRQLGAQPATPLKRDGRPLVLTGFTVVRSMAEAVACGRLQVESLLAPGEEIHAHRPGERERIWLGQADLVLVHGLGLQPWLAPLLEGRPALPTADVTAGVRPLAIPTGPRAGRPDPHAWMSPRQALTYVDNIRDAFIALDPANASTYQSCAARFRADLVRLDQQLRQRLQPIPAAQRVLISCEGSLAYLAGDYKLEQIYLWPSQAHPQVEPARLDAIAAEVRQRRLPAVFCESTFADRQQRQVARKAGARFGGTLFTDSLSGLDGLAPSYIELLRHNADLIKRGLNPAGS; the protein is encoded by the coding sequence TTGCCTTCCCAGCCCTGGCGTCAGCTCGGCGCCCAACCCGCGACCCCACTCAAGCGCGATGGCCGGCCGTTGGTGCTCACCGGCTTCACGGTGGTGCGTTCCATGGCGGAGGCCGTGGCCTGTGGCCGGCTGCAGGTGGAATCGCTGCTGGCACCGGGTGAGGAGATCCATGCCCATCGGCCGGGAGAGAGGGAGCGCATCTGGCTCGGCCAGGCCGATCTCGTGCTGGTGCACGGCCTGGGCCTGCAGCCCTGGCTCGCTCCCCTGCTGGAGGGTCGGCCCGCCTTGCCCACCGCCGATGTGACGGCTGGGGTCCGGCCCCTGGCCATTCCCACGGGTCCGCGGGCGGGCAGGCCCGATCCCCACGCCTGGATGTCCCCCCGCCAGGCCCTCACCTATGTGGACAACATCCGCGATGCCTTCATCGCCCTCGACCCCGCTAACGCCAGCACCTACCAATCCTGTGCGGCCCGCTTTCGCGCCGATCTGGTCAGGCTGGATCAGCAACTGCGGCAACGCCTGCAGCCGATTCCCGCCGCCCAGCGGGTGCTGATCAGTTGTGAGGGCTCCCTCGCCTACCTCGCGGGCGACTACAAGCTGGAGCAGATCTATCTCTGGCCGTCCCAGGCCCATCCCCAGGTGGAGCCCGCCCGCCTCGATGCCATCGCCGCCGAGGTGCGCCAGCGCCGACTTCCCGCCGTGTTCTGTGAGAGCACCTTTGCCGATCGTCAGCAACGGCAGGTGGCCCGCAAGGCCGGGGCGCGTTTCGGCGGCACGCTGTTCACCGACTCGCTCTCGGGCCTCGATGGCCTGGCTCCGAGCTACATCGAACTGCTGCGCCACAACGCCGATCTGATCAAGCGGGGCCTCAATCCGGCCGGTTCCTAG
- a CDS encoding AbrB family transcriptional regulator, with translation MLTGSELLAKVKELGDASKSELVRECGYVSTKKDGSERLNFTAFYEALLEAKGLSLGNDGAGRGKGGRKLSYVATVQGNGNLLVGKAYTAMLDLRPGDEFEIKLGRKQIKLIPAGSAEEE, from the coding sequence ATGCTCACCGGATCTGAACTGCTGGCCAAGGTCAAGGAGCTGGGAGACGCCTCCAAGTCTGAACTGGTGCGCGAGTGCGGCTATGTGAGCACCAAGAAGGATGGCAGTGAGCGCCTCAACTTCACCGCCTTCTACGAAGCCCTGCTGGAGGCCAAGGGTCTCAGCCTGGGTAACGATGGGGCAGGTCGCGGCAAGGGCGGCCGCAAGCTCAGCTACGTGGCCACCGTGCAGGGCAACGGCAACCTGCTGGTGGGCAAGGCCTACACGGCCATGCTTGATCTGAGGCCGGGTGATGAGTTTGAGATCAAGCTGGGCCGCAAGCAGATCAAGCTGATCCCCGCCGGTTCCGCCGAGGAGGAGTGA
- a CDS encoding ZIP family metal transporter, which produces MVAELSSLGWILAGGLLMSMVAMVGALTLLLPARALQRLLMPLVSLAAGSLLGGALFHMLPEGMGAIGARAGSPYVAAGFSAFLALELFLQWHHSHRNPAAGGPSGPGPERRPLAVLILLGDALHNFIGGLGIASTFVLNPAAGVAAWCAALAHEIPQELGDFGILLHSGWTPRAALRWNFISALTFPLGALLAWLLAQSLSVAGLALFASGNFLYIAASDLVPEIKSSSSLRSGAIRFGWFSAGLLLMLVLARCVPVPA; this is translated from the coding sequence GTGGTGGCAGAGCTGAGCAGCCTGGGCTGGATCCTGGCGGGCGGGCTGCTGATGAGCATGGTGGCGATGGTGGGAGCACTCACCCTGCTGCTGCCGGCCAGGGCATTGCAGCGGCTGCTGATGCCACTGGTGTCGCTGGCGGCGGGTTCGCTGCTGGGGGGAGCTCTGTTTCACATGCTGCCGGAGGGGATGGGCGCGATCGGCGCCCGCGCCGGCAGTCCCTATGTGGCCGCTGGTTTCAGCGCCTTCCTGGCCCTGGAACTGTTTCTGCAGTGGCATCATTCCCACCGCAATCCCGCGGCGGGTGGACCCTCCGGCCCAGGGCCTGAACGACGACCACTGGCCGTTCTCATCCTGCTCGGCGATGCCCTGCACAACTTCATCGGCGGGCTGGGAATCGCCAGCACCTTTGTGCTGAATCCTGCGGCGGGGGTGGCGGCCTGGTGTGCGGCCCTGGCCCATGAAATCCCCCAGGAACTGGGCGACTTCGGGATCCTGCTGCACAGCGGCTGGACGCCGCGGGCGGCCCTCCGCTGGAATTTCATCTCCGCCCTCACCTTTCCCCTGGGGGCCCTGTTGGCCTGGCTGCTGGCCCAGTCACTCTCGGTGGCGGGCCTGGCGCTGTTTGCCAGCGGCAACTTTCTCTACATCGCCGCCTCCGACCTGGTTCCGGAGATCAAGTCCAGCAGCAGCCTTCGCTCCGGCGCGATCCGCTTCGGCTGGTTCAGCGCCGGCCTGCTGCTGATGCTGGTGCTGGCGCGGTGCGTCCCGGTTCCCGCCTGA
- a CDS encoding transglutaminase family protein codes for MLFQIRHALRYAYARGVFLEPTILRLTPRSDPAQQVIHHVLTVTPQASGSSRVLEANGGEAVILWFDALQDSLSIEVDLVVRTLRVNPFDWIVTAPAARRLPATYPTSESRSLAPCLAGSEPIAGSVGRWAADLAAEVGGSTTRFLSHLADTIHHGFHHIGRPDGEPLAADDTLASRTGACRDTAMLYVQACRSLGLAARFVSGYSMHHPEEVSEHELHAWAEVYLPGGGWRGYDPSLGLAVADGHVVLTAAPDHQLAAPVSGSYRGTGVDSSMHYAVEVRSAESLEALQALERDRPLQLPAAEAWLRG; via the coding sequence ATGCTGTTTCAGATCCGCCATGCCCTGCGCTACGCCTATGCGCGGGGTGTGTTCCTCGAGCCCACCATCCTGCGGCTCACCCCCCGCAGCGACCCTGCCCAGCAGGTGATCCACCACGTGCTGACCGTCACTCCGCAAGCGAGCGGCAGCTCCCGGGTGCTGGAGGCCAACGGCGGCGAAGCGGTGATCCTGTGGTTCGACGCCCTGCAGGATTCCCTCAGCATCGAGGTGGACCTGGTGGTGCGCACCCTGCGCGTCAACCCCTTCGACTGGATCGTGACCGCCCCGGCGGCCCGGCGCCTGCCGGCCACCTATCCCACCAGCGAATCCCGCTCGCTGGCCCCCTGCCTGGCGGGCAGCGAGCCGATTGCCGGGTCGGTGGGCCGCTGGGCGGCGGATCTGGCGGCGGAGGTGGGGGGCAGCACCACCCGGTTTCTCAGCCATCTGGCCGACACCATCCACCATGGCTTCCACCACATCGGCCGGCCGGACGGCGAGCCGCTGGCCGCCGACGACACCCTGGCCAGCCGCACCGGCGCCTGCCGCGACACCGCCATGCTCTACGTGCAGGCCTGCCGCAGCCTGGGGCTGGCGGCCCGCTTCGTGAGCGGCTACTCGATGCACCACCCCGAGGAGGTGAGCGAACACGAACTGCACGCCTGGGCCGAGGTGTACCTGCCGGGCGGTGGCTGGCGGGGTTACGACCCCAGCCTGGGCCTGGCCGTGGCCGACGGCCACGTGGTGCTCACCGCCGCCCCCGACCACCAGCTGGCGGCACCGGTGAGCGGCAGCTACCGGGGCACGGGGGTGGACTCCTCCATGCACTACGCGGTGGAGGTGCGCAGCGCCGAGAGCCTGGAGGCGCTTCAGGCTCTCGAGCGGGACCGTCCCCTGCAGCTGCCGGCAGCGGAGGCATGGCTCAGGGGCTGA
- a CDS encoding DUF4079 domain-containing protein — protein MTTVDWLWLLHPALAVALVYPLLGTTVQLALQTRRRRLNQSKGPVTVAAEHTTLGRWLTAAVVTIQLIAYAVVILTAQPSQLNPARSGLLLLVLAGSVLALVSLWRVRQAAYRASFALLCWIGVIGLGMQPEVWRLSDNPLDPAFWQSHFWGGMGLTGLLLFSLAAQPEIQRQLRWRRLHLSANALAALIFITQGITGPRDLLEIPLSWQKPTIWGCNFEQRVCPPFAPPPAAAPQPPS, from the coding sequence ATGACCACCGTCGACTGGCTCTGGCTGCTGCATCCCGCCCTGGCCGTGGCCCTGGTGTACCCCCTGCTTGGCACCACCGTGCAGCTGGCCCTGCAGACCCGCCGCCGCCGTCTCAACCAGAGCAAGGGCCCCGTGACCGTGGCAGCCGAGCACACCACCCTGGGCCGCTGGCTCACGGCGGCGGTGGTGACAATCCAGCTGATCGCCTATGCGGTGGTGATCCTCACCGCCCAGCCCAGCCAGCTGAATCCGGCCCGCTCCGGCCTGCTGCTGCTGGTGCTGGCCGGCAGCGTGCTCGCCCTGGTGTCCCTCTGGCGGGTCCGACAGGCCGCCTATCGGGCCAGTTTCGCCCTGCTCTGCTGGATCGGCGTGATCGGTCTGGGGATGCAGCCCGAGGTGTGGCGCCTGAGCGACAACCCCCTCGATCCGGCCTTCTGGCAGTCGCACTTCTGGGGGGGCATGGGGCTCACCGGCCTGCTGCTCTTTTCCCTCGCCGCCCAGCCCGAGATTCAGCGCCAGCTGCGCTGGCGGCGGCTGCACCTCAGCGCCAATGCCCTGGCGGCGCTGATCTTCATCACCCAGGGCATCACCGGCCCCCGCGACCTGCTGGAGATCCCCCTGAGCTGGCAGAAACCCACCATCTGGGGCTGCAACTTCGAGCAGCGGGTGTGCCCGCCGTTCGCCCCGCCCCCGGCAGCCGCCCCCCAGCCGCCCAGCTGA